In the Desulfovibrio psychrotolerans genome, TGCGCCCGACCTGCAAGGATTCACCACACGCGACATCATGGCGCAGGTATCCGCCATGCTCGGATAGGAGAAAGGCATGAAAGAACCGGTTCCGTTCCAACCCCGTATCGTGGCCTTTTTCTGCCACTGGTGTTCCTACGGCGCGGCAGACCTTGCCGGGGTCAGCCGTCTGGAATACCCGGCAGATTTCCGTGCCGTGCGCATTCCCTGCACCGGCAGCATGAGCCCAAAATACATCCTGCACGCCCTGCGGCAGGGCGCGGACGGCGTGTGGGTTTCCGGCTGTCATCCCGGCGACTGTCACTACGCCACCGGCAACCTGCACGCCCGCAGGCGGCTGGAACTGCTCAAGAACATGCTCGCCTACATCGGCATAGAAGAAGGCCGCATCCATTTTTCATGGATATCCTCGGCAGAGGCGCAAAAATTCCAGCAGATGGCCATTTCCGTGGTGGAATCGGTGCGGGCGCTCGGCCCGAACACCCGTCTGGTCAAAAGCATCCGCAACAACGCCATTCCGCCCATCCCGCCCTTTACCAACGGGAACGGATACGCGGATAACGGCTACACCCGCGGCGGCGCGCAAACCACCTCCGGCAATGCCGCAGGCGGCAGGGAGGAGCAGTCATGATGCACCAGCGCACACAGGCCATCCGCGCCGCCGCCCGCAAACTCCTTGCACAAGGCAGGGTGGATGTGGTCATCGGCTACACGCAGGGCACCATTCCCCTGCGCGCCCAGCCGTATCTGGCCTACACGCCGGAAGAATGCGACAGGCTCATCTGGAGCAGCTTCTGCGGCGGCAACCTTGCCACCTTCGCCTCCGGGCGCACAGACCGCGTTGCCGTGGTGGCGCAGGGCTGCGTTTCGCGCAACCTGAACGGCCTCATCCACGAAAAACGCCTCCGGCGTGAGAACCTGTATGTCATCGGCGTGCCCTGTCTGGGCATGCTGGACCAGCGCAAGGTGGAGACAAAAACCGCCGGACGCATCGTGGCAACGCTGGAAAACGACCCCGAAGAGGACATGGGCGAAATAACGGTCAGCGGCTGCGATGCTGCGGGCGAGTGCTTTACCGAACGCCTCAAGCGGCGCGATGTAAAGCGCGACAACTGCTACACCTGCATGCACCGCAACCCGGTCATCGCGGACGAGATGGTGGCTGAGCCCGTAACCGAGACCGCCGGGGGCGACATAAACGCCGTTGCCGCCCCGTGGGAGCGGTTCGATGCCGAACGCCGCTGGGCGGAGTTCACCAAAACCTTCGAGGACTGCATCCGCTGCTACGCCTGCCGCGACATCTGCCCCCTGTGCTACTGCACCACCTGCTTCACGGACGAATCAGACCCCCAGTGGTGCGGCAAAACGCAGGACCCGGCAGACGTGCAGACCTTCCACATCCTGCGCGCCTTCCACTGCGCGGGGCGCTGCACCGACTGCGGCGCGTGCGAAACAGCCTGCCCGCAGGGCATCCGCATGCGCCGCCTGACCAGCAAACTGGAAAAGGACGTGCGCACCCTGTGGGGGCACGACCCCGGCATGGACAGCGAGGCGGAACCGCCCCTCGCCACCTACCGCCCGGACGATCCCCAAGAGCACTTCAAATAGGAGGCAACCATGCGACACCGTATACTCAGCAAGGACAGCCTCGCCGGATTTCTGGAAGAACTGCGGGCAGAATACACCGTTTTCGCCCCCCGGCAGGACACCAAGGTGCCCAGCAAAACCGTATGGAAAGAACTGCAGCAGGACGAGGTGCCGGATTTCCGCTTCGTGAACACCGACATGTCGCCCAAGCACTTCATGTTTCCGCAAAGCGAATGCATGCTGCGGTATGAAGACCCCGCAGCCCCCGTGCTCGCCCCCGTGGAGCACGACAGCCGAAAGAGGCTGCTCCTGAACGTGCGCCCCTGCGATGCACGGGCCCTTGCCTTCATGGACACCGTGTTCTGTCAGGACCAGCGCACCAATGATGCCTACTGGCAGGAAAAACGCAACCGCACCGTCATGGTGGGGCTTGCCTGCAACAACCCCTGCCCCACCTGTTTCTGCCATCAGGCAAACAGCGGCCCGCACGATGAAACAGGGCTGGACCTGCTGCTGGTGGACCTTGGCAACCGCCTGCTGGCAAAGCCCCTTACGGAGGCGGGCAAATCCATGGCTGCCGGGCTGCCCGATGCGGAGGAAGAAGACATCCTGCGCGGCAAAGAACTTATGCAGCGCGCCCACGAGGCCATGCCTCCGGTCATCGCCACAGACAATCTGGAACACCGCACCCTGCTGGAACTCTACAACCTGCCCTACTGGAAACGGGTGTGCGAAACCTGCATAAACTGCGGCACCTGCACCTTTGTGTGCCCCACCTGCCACTGCTTCGACATTCAGGATGAGACAACGCCCGACGGTGGCAAGGGCCGCCGCGTGCGTAACTGGGATTTCTGCATGGCCCCGCTGTTCACACTGCACACCTCCGGGCATAACCCGCGCGGCGAAAAGGCGGCACGGGTGCGGCAGCGGTTCATGCACAAATATAAATACATCCCCATGCGCCAACCGGCAGAGGTGGGCTGCGTGGGTTGCGGCCGCTGCGTGCGGCTGTGCCCCGTAAACATAGACATCCGCGATGTCATAAACGCCATGAATCAGGGCTGATGCCTGAACCGAATCCTCGCAGATTTCACGGCCCACGCGGCACAGGCAGCCGCAGACTCGGTTTCCGCAGGCCGCAAGCGCGCCGGGAGCAGTTTACAGCAACGCAGCAGATTGCCGTTTCCAACGGCCTGAAAGGGTACAAAGACCATGCTGAACCCCTACCTCCCCTACCCCGTCCGCATTGCAGAGGTGCGCACGGAAACAGAGGATAAGACCCTGCGCACCTACGCGCTGGACTTCCTGCACGAACGCGATGCGGCAGCCTTCGCCTACCGTCCCGGCCAGTTTGCGGAACTTTCCGTGGCCGGTGCGGGAGAGGTTCCCATCGGCATTGCCTCCAGCCCCACGGAAGGCACCCGCCTGCTCTTCACCGTCTTCCGCGCGGGCACGGTCACATCGCGCCTGCACCAGATGCGCGAAGGCGACCTCATGGGCGTGCGTGGTCCGCTGGGCAACGGCTTCCCGCTGCAATCGCATGAAGGGAAGAACATCCTCATCGTGGCGGGCGGTTATGCCGTCACCACGCTCCGGTCGGTCATGGTCTGGCTGCAACACCCGCAAAACCGCTCCCGCTTCGGCGAAGTGGATTTCGTCTACGGCGCGCGCACGCCGGGAATGCTGCTGTACCGGGATGAAATGAACGCATGGTCGCAGACCGCCGGGGTGCGCTGCCACATCACCGTGGACAGGGAAGCCCCCGGATGGACAGGCCTTACCGGATTCGTGCCCGCCGTGGTGGAACAGCTGGCCCCCGACCCGCATAACGCCATTGCGCTGGTCTGCGGCCCCCCCGCCATGATCCGGTTCACCCAGCCCGTGCTTGATGCCCGTGGCTGGCAGGGCGACCAGATTTTCCTCTCGCTGGAAAACCGCATGAAGTGCGGCATAGGCATCTGCGGCCGCTGCAACGTGGGGCATCAGTATGTCTGCAAGGACGGCCCCGTGTTCAGCAAGGCCGAGCTGGACCTGCTGCCTGCGGAGTATTAGCGGAACGGCTGCGCTTTCTTGCTGTCCACAAGCCACCAAACTCCCTGAACTTCAGCTCATTTCTGCAAACAAAAACGGACCGGCCCAAACCGGTCCGTTTTTTCTTTCAGATACCCCTTCTCTCTACTGCCCTTCCAGCTCCACGATAAGCTTCTTCAGTTCCCCGGCCTGCTCGCTCAATTCGGCAACGGCGCGGGAGGCCTCGCGCATGGCGTCCGCCGTCTCGCTGGATATGCGGTTCACGTCCTCTATGGAGTTGCTTATCTCCTCAGTGGCGGAAGACTGCTGCTCCGCCGCCGTGGCTATGGCACGCACCTGATCAGACGCCTTCAGGGAAAACGAGACAATGTGCCCGAGCAGCTCCTCGGCCTTGCCCATGCCCTCCATGGACTGGGCAAGCACGCCCTTGTTCTTGTCCATGCCGCCAAGGGTTTCCCGCACCGCCTGCTGTATGGCAGAAATAGACTGCCCCACTTCCTTGGTGGCGGTCATGGTCTTTTCCGCCAGCTTGCGCACCTCATCCGCCACCACGGCAAATCCGCGTCCGGCATCTCCGGCACGGGCCGCTTCAATGGCCGCGTTCAGGGCCAGCAGGTTGGTCTGGTCGGCAATATCCTCAATGGTCTGGGCAATCATGCCTATGCCGTCCGCCTTGCGGCTCAGTTCTTCAACCGAACCGTACACGGTCATAAACCCGTTATTCACCGCGCCCACATCGCGCAGCACCACGGCAAACTGCTCAGCCCCCGCCTGCGCCGCCTGCCGCGATTCTTCAG is a window encoding:
- a CDS encoding 4Fe-4S dicluster domain-containing protein codes for the protein MMHQRTQAIRAAARKLLAQGRVDVVIGYTQGTIPLRAQPYLAYTPEECDRLIWSSFCGGNLATFASGRTDRVAVVAQGCVSRNLNGLIHEKRLRRENLYVIGVPCLGMLDQRKVETKTAGRIVATLENDPEEDMGEITVSGCDAAGECFTERLKRRDVKRDNCYTCMHRNPVIADEMVAEPVTETAGGDINAVAAPWERFDAERRWAEFTKTFEDCIRCYACRDICPLCYCTTCFTDESDPQWCGKTQDPADVQTFHILRAFHCAGRCTDCGACETACPQGIRMRRLTSKLEKDVRTLWGHDPGMDSEAEPPLATYRPDDPQEHFK
- a CDS encoding 4Fe-4S dicluster domain-containing protein, with the translated sequence MRHRILSKDSLAGFLEELRAEYTVFAPRQDTKVPSKTVWKELQQDEVPDFRFVNTDMSPKHFMFPQSECMLRYEDPAAPVLAPVEHDSRKRLLLNVRPCDARALAFMDTVFCQDQRTNDAYWQEKRNRTVMVGLACNNPCPTCFCHQANSGPHDETGLDLLLVDLGNRLLAKPLTEAGKSMAAGLPDAEEEDILRGKELMQRAHEAMPPVIATDNLEHRTLLELYNLPYWKRVCETCINCGTCTFVCPTCHCFDIQDETTPDGGKGRRVRNWDFCMAPLFTLHTSGHNPRGEKAARVRQRFMHKYKYIPMRQPAEVGCVGCGRCVRLCPVNIDIRDVINAMNQG
- a CDS encoding FAD/NAD(P)-binding protein; this translates as MLNPYLPYPVRIAEVRTETEDKTLRTYALDFLHERDAAAFAYRPGQFAELSVAGAGEVPIGIASSPTEGTRLLFTVFRAGTVTSRLHQMREGDLMGVRGPLGNGFPLQSHEGKNILIVAGGYAVTTLRSVMVWLQHPQNRSRFGEVDFVYGARTPGMLLYRDEMNAWSQTAGVRCHITVDREAPGWTGLTGFVPAVVEQLAPDPHNAIALVCGPPAMIRFTQPVLDARGWQGDQIFLSLENRMKCGIGICGRCNVGHQYVCKDGPVFSKAELDLLPAEY